The [Eubacterium] siraeum genome contains a region encoding:
- a CDS encoding alpha-N-arabinofuranosidase codes for MSIKMYVNGSDRKGHINPEIYGHFSEHLGRCIYNGIYVGEDSNIPNTKGIRNDIVEAFKNIKMPVLRWPGGCFADEYHWKDGIGEKSQRKKMINTHWGGVTEDNSFGTHEFFDFCEMVGCEPYLSGNLGSGTVREMSEWIEYITSDNDSPMTQLRKKNGREKPWKLKYLGVGNESWGCGGNMSPEQYSALYKQYQTYCRNYGTNQLYKVACGPNGDDYNWTKVITENITPWHTNAVSLHYYTVPTGKWEDKGNATGFTDEEYYITLEKTWYMETLVKRHCDILNVNNPENNIKLVVDEWGTWYNVEEGTNPGFLFQQNTMRDAMVASINLNIFNSHCDRISMANLAQAVNVLQALILTEGEKMILTPTYHVFDLYKNHQNAELCYSSIEDEKQEGYNLPVISQSVSVNSDNEMTLTVSNCSLTECRTIEADIRGFSFDSVRARILSAESNAHNTFDEPENVTITEFDKITKIDSGITFTLPPCSVVEIILS; via the coding sequence ATGAGCATAAAAATGTACGTAAACGGCAGTGACAGAAAGGGGCATATAAACCCGGAGATCTACGGTCATTTTTCGGAGCATCTGGGCAGATGTATCTATAACGGTATCTATGTCGGGGAGGACAGCAATATTCCGAACACGAAGGGCATCAGAAACGATATAGTCGAGGCGTTTAAGAATATTAAGATGCCTGTTCTGCGCTGGCCGGGCGGATGCTTTGCGGACGAGTATCACTGGAAGGACGGCATAGGGGAAAAGTCACAGCGCAAGAAGATGATAAATACCCACTGGGGCGGAGTGACGGAGGACAACAGCTTCGGCACACACGAATTCTTCGATTTCTGCGAGATGGTAGGCTGTGAGCCGTATCTGTCGGGCAATCTCGGCTCGGGTACTGTGCGGGAAATGTCAGAGTGGATAGAATATATCACCTCGGACAACGATTCGCCTATGACGCAGTTAAGAAAGAAGAACGGCAGGGAAAAGCCGTGGAAGCTGAAATATCTCGGAGTCGGAAACGAAAGCTGGGGCTGCGGAGGAAATATGTCGCCGGAGCAGTATTCCGCACTTTACAAGCAGTATCAGACGTATTGCAGGAACTACGGGACAAATCAGCTTTACAAGGTCGCCTGCGGACCGAATGGGGATGATTATAACTGGACGAAGGTTATAACAGAGAATATCACGCCGTGGCATACGAATGCGGTGAGCCTGCACTACTATACTGTGCCTACGGGAAAATGGGAAGATAAGGGCAACGCTACCGGATTTACCGACGAGGAATATTACATAACGCTTGAAAAAACGTGGTATATGGAAACTCTTGTAAAGCGTCACTGCGATATTCTTAATGTAAATAATCCCGAAAATAACATAAAACTGGTTGTAGACGAGTGGGGAACGTGGTATAATGTAGAGGAAGGCACTAATCCGGGATTTTTATTCCAGCAGAATACGATGCGTGACGCTATGGTGGCATCGATCAATCTGAACATTTTCAACAGCCACTGTGACAGGATCTCTATGGCAAATCTTGCGCAGGCGGTGAACGTTCTTCAGGCGCTTATCCTTACGGAAGGCGAAAAAATGATACTGACACCTACATATCATGTGTTCGACCTGTACAAGAACCACCAGAACGCAGAGCTGTGCTACAGCAGTATAGAGGACGAAAAGCAGGAGGGATATAATCTTCCCGTTATTTCGCAGAGCGTATCGGTAAACAGCGACAACGAAATGACTTTAACGGTTTCAAACTGCTCGCTTACGGAATGCAGAACGATTGAAGCGGACATACGCGGATTCAGTTTTGACTCTGTAAGGGCAAGGATACTGAGCGCAGAGAGCAATGCTCACAACACCTTTGATGAGCCGGAAAACGTTACAATCACGGAATTTGACAAGATAACAAAGATCGACAGCGGAATAACATTCACGCTTCCGCCCTGCAGTGTTGTTGAAATAATTCTTTCATGA
- a CDS encoding DUF6171 family protein: MNVCKRCLLSRMSAEAFQNIKENIELIPDEKKADEALYKKRLEICTECDCLINGMCSKCGCFVEMRAAYAINRCPHEDKLW; encoded by the coding sequence ATGAACGTCTGCAAAAGATGTCTGCTGAGCCGTATGAGTGCCGAAGCGTTTCAGAATATCAAAGAGAATATAGAACTTATTCCCGACGAGAAAAAAGCTGATGAAGCGCTGTACAAAAAACGTCTTGAAATATGTACGGAGTGCGACTGCCTTATTAACGGTATGTGCAGTAAATGCGGTTGTTTTGTGGAGATGAGGGCAGCTTATGCTATCAACCGATGTCCGCACGAAGACAAGCTCTGGTAA